The genomic stretch TGTTCGTCGCCATGCCCACCGCGATGCCCGACGCCCCGTTGATCAGCAGGTTCGGCACGGCGCTGGGCAGCACCGTGGGTTCCTCGGTGGTCTCGTCGTAGTTGGGCTTGAGATCCACGGTCTTCTTTTCCAGGTCGGCCAGGACTTCCTCGGCGACCTTGGTCATGCGGGCCTCGGTGTAGCGCATCGCGGCCGGCGGGTCGCCGTCGATGGACCCGAAGTTGCCCTGGGGGTGCACCATCGGGTAGCGCATGTTCCACCACTGGCCCAGGCGGACCATCGCGTCATAGATCGACGAGTCGCCGTGCGGGTGGTACTTCTTCATGACCTCGCCCACCACGGAGGCGGACTTGGCGTGCTTGACGTTCGAGTACAGGCCCTCGAGCATCATCGCGTACATGATGCGGCGCTGCACGGGTTTGAGACCGTCGCGCACGTCGGGCAGCGCGCGGTCCACGATCACGTTCATGGCGTAGTTGATGAAGTTGGTCTTGACTTCACTGGTGATGTCAACGGGGTGAATTCCAGTCATGTGGCTCCAGTCGTGAGGCTGCTGCGGCCCGGCAGTGGCGCCGCGTCAGCCTGAAATGTCGAGGCCCGGCCTGTCCGGGAATGGATTGATTCTACCACACCCATTCTGCTATTGGCGTAATAGAACCGGCTCCCTCAATGACCCCATTGTACCCCAGAATTCCCGCGCCACACCGTCACTCCCGCCACCCCGACCCCGGTGGCCGACCCGTCAGACTGCACCCTCCATGACCCCCTCCGAACAGCCACCCGGCGGGCTCCTCAATTTCCGCCGCAGCCTCCCCGGCCTGTCCCGCAGCGATACCCTCAGCCGCCTCACGCCAGACGGTCGGCGCGACCTGAAGGCCCTGAACTTCAGCCGCATCATCGACCTGCGCAGCCGCACCGAACGCGCGGCCGATCCACCCCCGTTCCTGGGCCACCCCGCCTACCTGAACCTGCCCCTGCTGCCGTGGCGCCACCGCGCCCTTAACGAAGCCAGCGCCGCCGCCCGCAGTAACGCCGACCACATGACCGCCACGCTCGACCACGCGCCCAACCAGATCGTGACGGTCCTGGGCGTGATCCTCGACGCCCCACCCGGCCCCGTCCTCATCCACTGCCACGCAGGCAAGGACCGCACCGGCCTGATCGCCGCGCTGTGCAGCGAACTGGCCGGGCAGACCCGCGACCAGACGGCCGCCGACTACGCCGCCAGCGGCCCCGCCCTGCGCGACTTCTACCGGGACCAGCAGACCCGCCGCACGCCCGAGCAGTGGGCGCAACTCGCCCCGTTCGTCCCGACCCGCGCCGACGACATCCGGCACACCCTGACCCACATGGACCATCACTGGGGCCATCTGGACGCGTACCTGAACGCACACGGCCTGCCGCCCGCCGACCTGACCGCCCTGCGGGGCCGCCTGACCCGGACGTGAAAAACCACGCACGGCGCGGGGGGGGGCGCGCCCCCACCGCCCGGTCCGGCCCGCCGCACGCCCCGCGGCCCAGCGGCATATGATGCGGGGCAGATGCTCGATCAACTCACACAACTGGTACGGGACGTCGATGGGGCCTGGGCCGCCGCCATCGCGGGCCTCGACGGCCTCCTGATCGAAGGGCACGCCACGCTCGACGCCGACCTGAGCCTGCTCGTCGCCGAGCACGCGGGCCTGTACCGCGCGGCCCACACGGTCTACACCGACACCCTCCAGGGCGGCGCGCCCCGTGAACTGTACCTGCGCGGCGAGCGCCTCAGCGTGTACCTGCACCCCATCAAGACCGAGTACTTCCTGCTGCTCGCCGTGGATGGCCGCAGCAACCTCGGGCAGGCCCGCCTGTACGGCCGCGACGCCGCCCGCAAACTGGAGGCCACGCTGTGATCCTCGACCCCCTGCGCACCCTGCCCGGCGTGATCGCCGCCGCCCTCGTCGGCCCGGACGGCCTGGCCATCGAAGCGCACGGCGACGGCGGCGACGGCCTGGCCGCCGAACTCGCCTCGCTGCGCCAGGGCATGGACCGCACCGGCCGCCGCCTCGGGACCGGGGACGTCACCCGCCTCGCCTTCACCAGCGAACGCGTGGAAGTCGTGGCCGTCACCACCGGCCCCTACACCGTCGGCGCCGCCATGACGCGCGGCAGCGACACCCGCACCGCCCAGCAGACCCTCGCGCGCCTCGCACTCGACATCAGCCTTCCCAGGGAACAGGCGTGATCGAAAGTCTCATGGACGTGCGCGGCGTGCGCCACACCGCCCTGGTCGGCCCGGACGGCAAGATCGTCGCCAAGGCCGGCCTGACCGAGACCGACCTGCCCGCCGAACTGACCCTGGTCGCCGCCGGACGCGCCGTGATCGGCAGCCTCCAGAGCAACCTGAACACCCCCGACTGGCAGGAACTGCTGCTCGACGTGGACGGCGGCCCGGTACTGCTCACCCCGCACGGCAATCAGGTGCTCCTGACCGCCTTCGACGACGTGGCGAACCTGGGTCGCGTGCGCTTCGCCGTGCGCCGCCTGCTCGGCACCGTCTGATTCCACTCCACGGAGGCTCCCCACCCCGGGGAGCTTTTTCATGCCCCGGAGGTCCGTTGCATTCGTCCCGCCGCGCGCGCGGTAGCGTACGGGCATGGACCGTCCCCGCCGCCTGCGCCGCACGCCCGCCCTGCGCGCCCTGACCCGCGAGGTGCACCTGCACCCCAGCCAGTTCATCCACCCGATCTTCGTGCACGAGCGGGATACCGTGACCGACATCGCCACCATGCCCGGCGTGCAGCGCCACTCCATCGAGAGTGCCGTCCAGCAGGCCCGCGAGGCTCTGGCCCTGGGCGTGCCCAGCGTGATCCTCTTCGGCATTCCCGACCACAAGGACGCCGTGGGCACCCAGGCGTACGCCGAGGAGGGCATCATCCAGCGGGCCACCCGCGCGATCAAGGCCAGCGTGCCCGGCATCAACGTCATCGCGGATACCTGCCTGTGCGAGTACACCGACCACGGCCACTGCGGCCCGCTGTGCGAGGTGCCCGGCCTGAGCGGCGCGGACGCCTGGACGGTCGACAACGACGCCAGCCTCGCCCTGCTCGCGCAGACCGCCGTGTCCCAGGCCCGCGCGGGCGCCGACGTGATCGCGCCCAGCGCCATGATGGACGGACAGGTCGCCGCGATCCGCGCGGCGCTGGACGACGCGGGCTTCACGCACGTACCCGTCATGAGCTACGCCGTGAAGTACGCCAGCGCCTACTATGGCCCCTTCCGCGACGCGGCCGGCAGTACCCCCAGTGTCGGCAACCGCGCCACCTACCAGATGGATCCCGCCGGAGGCTACCGCGAGGCCCTGCGCGAGGCCCGCCTGGACGCCGAGCAGGGCGCGGACACCCTGATGGTCAAACCCGCCCTGGCGTACCTGGACGTCCTGAACCTCCTCAAGCGCGAATTCGACCTGCCCGTCGTGGCGTACAACGTCAGCGGCGAGTACTCGCTGATCAAGGCCGCCGCCGCCGCCGGGTTCATGGACGAACGCCGCACCGTCCTGGAAACCCTGACCGGCATGCGCCGCGCCGGCGCGGACGCCATCATCACGTACCACGCCATGGACGCCGCCCGCTGGCTGGCTGAGCAGGTCATCCTGTGACGGCGAATCAAGAAAGGCGAGGGGCCGCCCCCGAGCCTGTGGCCACCGGAGGCCGCGCGTGACCAGCGCCGTCAACCCCATCCGCGTGGACTGGATTCCCACCGGCCTGTGGCCCGGCCGTCTGGGCCTGACCTTCGCGCCCGGCAAGAAGGGCGGCAGCGTGTACCAGCCGGGCGTCACCCACGACCGCAGCGTCGAAGAGGACATGCAGACCCTCGCGCAGCAGGGCACGAACGTCATCGCGCCGCTGATCGAGGACTTCGAGTTCGACCTGCTCGGCATGGACGGCTACCACGACGCCGCCCACGAATACAGCATCGAGGTCGCGCCGTACCCCATCCCCGACGGGCACGCGCCGCACGACCCGCGTGACTTCGCCGCGTACGTGGACGAACTCATGACCCACCTGCTCGACGGGCGCAGCGTCGTCGTGCACTGCCGGGGCGGCCTGGGCCGCGCGGGCCTGACCGCCGCGTGCCTGCTCGTGCAGGGTGGCCTGAACGCCGAGGGCGCCATCGCCCTGGTCCGCGAGACCCGCAGCCCGAACGCCATCGAAACGGCGCAGCAGGAACAGTTCATCCACGACTTCGCCCAGTGACTGGAGGGCTCCCATGATCAGCGTTGCTAACCGCATCCACGTGAAACCCGAGTACCACGACGCGTTCGAGGCGCGTTTCCGCGAGCGGGCCGGACTGGTGGACGGCATGCCCGGCTTCATCGCCAACCACGTCCTGCGCCCCACCCGGGACGGCGACCCGTTCGTGGTGCTGACGTTCTGGGAGTCCCACGAGGCCTTCGAAGCCTGGACGACCAGCGACGCCTTCCGGCAGGGGCACGCCCGCAGCGGCACCCTCCCCAAGGACGCCTTCAGCGGTCCGAACGTCCTGGAAATCCATGAGGTTGTCGCCCGCTGAGCGGAACCGTCAGGGCTACACTGGACGCATGAAGCCTCCTGCCCTGCTCGGCGCGGCCCTGCTCGCCTCCGTCCTCGGCGCGTGCGCCCCGGCCGTGACTGCCCCGCAGACCGGGCGCATCGTGAATACCCGCACGGGTGAGGAGGGCACGGTGACCTTTACGCGCGGGACCCTCACGCCCCGCCTGGGTGACCCGTTCGCGCCGGACAACGCGACCATCCGCATCGGCGGGCGCACGTACGTGGGCCGCACGTACCTGCTCGGGGGCGGCGCGCTGCCCGGCGGGCTGGGCTTCAGCGTGGCGTTCGGCGCGAGCAGCGGTACGGACGGCAGCACCTTCACGGGTGGCGGCACCCGCGTCGAGGGGGGCCGCCCGGTGCCCGCCTTCACCGGGAACCTGATCGCCCGAGCCGAGGGTGATCCGCCCGCCCTGCTGACCTGCACCCTGACCGTGGACGCTCAGGAGCGCGGCATCGGCGAGTGCTTCGACGGGGTGGGCACCCGCTACGCCCTCCAGTTCTGAATGGAGCCTCCGGTTGAAAGGTTTGCAGAATCGTTCAACCCGAGCGGATGCGAGTGGGAGTGAGGCGGCATCTGGGAATGAAGACGACAACCCGGTGGGGTGCCGGGTGGTCGTCAAAGTGGACGGATGCCGAATGAGCGCATTGGTGGGGGAGAGGCCGCGCGTGGTGTGCCTGTGCGGCAGCGTGCGCTTCCTGGCCGAGTTCGATGCGGCGTCGCTGGCCGAGACGCTGGCAGGCCGGATCGTCCTGAGTGTCGGCAGTCACCGCCAGCGCGACGAGGACGCCCTGGCGCACCTGAGCAGCGCCGAGCGGGCCGCCGCGCTGGAGCGCCTGGGTGAACTGCACCTGCGCAAGATCGACCTCGCGGACGAGGTGCTCGTCGTCAACCCCGGCGGGTACGTGGGGGAGTCGACCCGCCGGGAGATCGCGTACGCGCGGCAGGCGGGGAAGCCTGTGCGGAGCCTCGAACCGCTGAGCGTGTAGGGGTTCAGGCGAGCAGACTGACCGCCGGGTGCCGCACGCCCGTCACGCGCAGGGTCAGGCGGTCGTCGGGGGTAGCGGTGGGGCGGGCCACCTCGCGCAGCACGTAGGTGGGGTCGCCGCGCAGATCCAGGGTGCGCAGGATGGCCGCGAGGTTCAGCAGGATCAGGCCCTCCGCCATGCCGCTGCCCGCGCAGATGTGGGTGCCCAGTCCGAACGGAGCGAAGACCCCGGGGCGTCGGTGTTCCATTCGGCCCGGCGCGAAGCGTTCCGGGTCGAAGGTGCCCGCGGCCGTGAAGCACTCGTCCAGCTCGTGCGGGACGGTCGTGGCGACGATCACCCGCCGCCCCTGCGGCACGCGGTAACCTGCGAACTCGAAGTCCTGCGTGACCGTGCGGGTCATGGCAGGTGCGATGGGATGCAGGCGCAGGCACTCCAGCATGAACCGGTGCAGGTGCGGCAGCGCGCCGAGCGCCTCCAGACTGGGCGGTCCGTCCTGGAATGCTGCGTCCGCCTCGGTGACCAGTGCGGGCACCAGGCCCGGGTGTTGCCCGATCCGGTACAGCACGAACGCCAGGGTGTTCGCGGCCGTGTCCATCCCCGCGATGAACGCGCCCATGGCGGCCATGCGCAGGTCCAGGTCCGACCAGAACGCCGGGTCGGCCGCCTGCGCGGCCAGCAGGTCGTCGATCAGGTCCGGGTCGCGCCCGGCCTGTTCGGGTGGAACGCGGCGGTGCTCCTCGATCAGGGCCTCCACCATGCCCAGGCTCCGCGCCCGCGCCCGGCGGAAGCCCGGCAGATGCTCGACCAGCGGCGGACGCTGCCGGGTCACGCGGACCATCAGGGTGTTCTGCACGAAGCTCAGCAGGTCGCTCAGGTACGGGCGCGCCGTGCCGTTCACGACCACCCGCGCCAGTTGCTCGGTGATCACGGCCTTGCAGAACGCCGCCACCGGCAGGTCATCCCCCGCCCGCAGCGGCGCCAGATCTTCCGCCACGACCGAGAGGGCCCGGTGCCGGTTGGCGCCCAGGTACGAGCGGGTGTACGTGCGCGACTCGGCCCGGCGGAAGGTGCGGTGCTCCGGGCCGTCCACGCTGATCATGGAGCGCTGCACCCCGAACGCCTGATCGTTCGGCCGCCACGCCTCCAGGGAACGCAGGTGGCGGTGCCCGTCCTTCACGGTCCACACGTTCGCTTCCGGCCCGGCCAGCACCGTGTACGTCTGTCCCAGGCCCGTCACGTTGAACACCGGGCCATGCTCGCGGTACGCGGCGGTCAGGAAGGCGCGCAGCCGGTGCGGGAACAGCTGCGTGATGCTGCCGATCACGGGCGGGCCGGGCACGGTGGGAATGACGCGCGGGGAGGACGGCCGGGGCAGGGCGTCGGTCATGACCCACGGTACACTCCCGCACCGCCCACGAAAAAGCCCCGCCTGCCGACAGGCGGGGCGGGGCTCAGAAGGTCAGATTACGCCTGGCCGTACATGACGGCGCGTTTGACTTCCTCGATCAGTTGCGTGATCGGGATGTCGCGCGGGCAGGCTTCCGTGCAGTTGTACGCGGTGCGGCAGCGCCACACGCCGGTGTTCTGGTTCATGATTCCCAGGCGCTGCTGCGTGGCCTCGTCGCGGGTGTCGAAGATGAAGCGGTGCGCCTGCACGATCGCGGCGGGGCCCAGGTACGAGCCGTTCACCCAGAAGATCGGGCAGCTGGTCGTGCAGCACGCGCACAGAATGCAGTTCGAGGAGTGCGCCATGCGCTCGGCTTCTTCCTCAGACTGGATGCGCTCGGCGGCAGGGGCCGGGGACTCGTTGATGAAGTACGGCATGATCGCCTTGTAGGAGTCGAAGAACGGCTCCATGTCCACCAGCAGGTCCTTCTCGACCTTCAGGCCGCGGATGGGTTCTACGGTGATGGTCCCGCCGCTCTTGGCGACGTCGCGCACCAGGGTCTTGCAGGCGAGGCGGTTGCGGCCGTTGATGAGCATGGCGTCGCTGCCGCAGATGCCGTGCATGCAGGAGCGGCGGAACGTCAGGCTGGGTTCGAGGTACCACTTGATGTGGTTGATGACGTCCAGCACGCGGTCGCCCGCCTGGGCTTCCACGTCGTACGTCGTCCAGTACGCCTTCTTGTCCTTTTCAGGGTCGAAGCGCAGGACTTTGACTTTCAGTTGCAGCATGGGCACGCTCGCGCTGACGGGCGCGCTGCTGGCTTGTGCATGGGTCTGGGTCATGGAGATTCCTTCCACCGCGTCAGTACACGCGGGGTTTGGGTTCAAAAGCCCGCGTGAAGCCCTTCAGGGCCACGGGCTTGTACCCGATGATGACGTCGTCGGCCTTGTTCAGGTTCTTGTACGCCATGGTGTGCTTCAGCCAGTCCGCGTCGTTGCGCTCGGTGTAGTCCTCGCGGTCGTGCGCGCCGCGCGACTCGGTGCGGTTGAGGGCGCTGGCGGTCATGGCCTCGGCGCAGTCGAGCATGAAGCCCAGTTCCATCGCCTCGACCAGTTCGCTGTTGTAACGGCGGCTCGGGTCGGAGACCGTCACGCCCTGGTAGCGGGCCTTGAGTTCCTTGATGATGTCCACCTGCGCGGCCATGTCCTTCCCGTTGCGGAAGATGCCCACGTTGTTCATCATGGATTCCTGCAGTTCCTTGCGGATCGCGGCGGCGTTTTCCTTGCCGCTGCCGTTGCGCAGGCGCTCGAACAGGTCCACGCTCTCGCGCTGGGCGTCCCCGGCTTCGGGCATGTCGGGGTACTCGACCTGACGGGCGTACTTCGCGGCGGCGATCCCGGCGCGGCGGCCGAACACCACGAGGTCACCGAGGCTGTTTGTGCCCAGGCGATTGGCGCCGTGCAGGGACACGCAGGCCTGCTCACCGGCCGCGTACAGGCCTTCCACGGTGCCGCCGGACCCGTCGCTGAGGCACAGGCCGTCGAGGTTCGTGGGGATGCCGCCCATCGCGTAGTGCGCGGTCGGCTGGATCGGCACGAGGTCCTTGACGGGGTCCATGCCCAGGTACGTGCGGGCCAGGTCGGTGATCTCGGCCAGTTTGCCCTCGATCACTTCACGCGGCAGGTGGGTCAGGTCGATGTTGACGGCGTCCTTGTCGCGGCCCACGCCGCGGCCCTCGCGGATCTCGGTGATGATGCTCCGCGACACGATGTCACGCGGCGCGAGGTCCTTGATGGTCGGCGCGTAGCGTTCCATGAAACGCTCGCCGCTGTCGTTGCGCAGGATGCCGCCCTCGCCGCGGATGCCTTCCGTGACCAGGATGCCCAGCTTCGCCAGACCGGTCGGGTGGAACTGGTAGAACTCCATGTCCTCCAGCGGCAGGCCCTTGCGGTAGTAGATGCTCATGAGGTCGCCCGTCAGGGTCAGCGCGTTCGAGGTGATCTTGAACACGCGCCCGTAGCCGCCTGCCGCGAGAATCACGGCCTTCGCGTGGAAGGTGTGCAGTTCGCCCGTCGAGAGTTCGTACGCGACGAGGCCCTGGCAGCGCCCATCCTCGATCAGCAGGTCCGTGACGTGGAACTCGTTGAAGAACGTCGTCCCCGCCTTCACGTTCTGTTGGTACAGGGTCTGCAGGATCATGTGACCCGTGCGGTCCTTCGCGTAGCAGCTGCGCTCGACGGCGGCCTTCCCGAAGTCACGGGTGTGCCCGCCGAACTTACGCTGCGCGATCTTGCCTTCCGGCGTGCGCGAGAAGGGCAGGCCCATGTGCTCGAGCTCGTACACGGCGTCGATGATGTCCTTGGCGAACACCTCGGCAGCGTCCTGGTCGGTCAGGTAGTCGCCGCCCTTGACGGTGTCGAACATGTGCCATTCCCAGTGGTCTTCCTGCACGTTCCCGAGCGCCGCGCCGATCCCGCCCTGCGCCGCGCCGGTGTGCGACCGCGTGGGGTACAGCTTGCTGATGCAGGCCACGCTTACGTTGCCTTTCGCGGCGTACAGCGCCGCCATCAGGCCAGCGCCGCCCGCCCCCACCACCAGAACGTCATAACGATGATGCATAGTCAACTTCCTTTACGGGCTGCGCCAGACAGCGGCAGCCCAGAACAAGAACTCAGATGGAGAACAGGCCCACCGTGCCGAACGTGAACAGCAGCGCAATCACGGTGTAGAACACACCCTTCACCCACGCGCGGTTCGGGCGGCTGCGCACGTAGTCCTCGATGGAGTACCGGGCGCCGTTCGCGCCGTGCAGCAGCGACAGTGTCAGGATCAGCCAGTCGTAGAACTTCCACGCGGGGCTCGCCAGTTTGTTCACGACCGCGTCGAAGGTCGCGTCGGACTCACTGACCTGAATGAACGTCATGTAGATGTGCCCCAGGATCAGGAACACCAGGATCAGACCGCTGATCCGCATGAAGATCCACCAGTTCAGTTCCGCGTTGCTGTGCGCCTGCTGACGCGCGTCCGTGAAGGTCCGGGCGCGGATCATCAGTACCCTCCTAGGATGCGCGGCACGACCACCCACGCCGAACCCACGAAGGCCAGCACGCTGATCGCCAGCACGCCGTACCACATCTGCCGCTGGTACGCCACGCCGAAGCCCGTGAAGTCCATCATGATGATGCGCAGCCCGTTGAACGCGTGGTACACCACGCCCGCCGTCACGAACAGCAGCCCGATCCGGAACGGAACGAGGTCGTACGTCTCGTGAATCGCCATGTAGAAGCGCTCACCGAACATGAACGACCCGATGCTGAACACGTGCAGCATCAGGTAAAACAGAATTGCCAGCCCCGACAGGCGGTGAAGCAGGAACGCCCACTGCCCCTCTCTTCCTCGGTACATCCAAACCTCCTCGACGTCTCAGCCCCGTCTCGCCAACACAGTAGGGCGAACGTTACGCCGTGTGGGTGACCATTCACACCACGCTTTCAGACAGAAAACAGAATACCACCCGTGCGGTAAGCTGCGCCCCCTCCCGGCCCGCAGCGCAGAACGCCTGATGTCACCGCGTGGGGAGCAGTCGCGCGCTACCCTAAAGGGCATGACCGGCCCCCGCAAGACCTCCGCCGCCCCCAAAGACCCCGCCGTGGAAGCCGAATTTCTCCGCAAGACTGTCCTCGGCATCCTCAGCGTCCTGGAAACCAAGGGCCTGCTCAGCACCCAGGAGGTCGACGGCATCCTCCGCGCCGCCCGCGCCGCCGCCACCCCACCCCCCACCCCCCGCCTCGGTGGACCCGCCGCGACCGCCCAGTGGACCCGCCCCGGCCAGCCCCATCAGCCCATGGACCGCAGCGGCCCCGTCGCCATCCCGAACGTCCTGCGGGCGGCGCCCGCGGGCGCCGCGTCCAGTGACGCACCGACCGAAGCCAGCGCCCAGCAGGAGACGCCAGAAGAGCCCGGCGCCGCACAGAAA from Deinococcus soli (ex Cha et al. 2016) encodes the following:
- a CDS encoding cytochrome P450, which encodes MTDALPRPSSPRVIPTVPGPPVIGSITQLFPHRLRAFLTAAYREHGPVFNVTGLGQTYTVLAGPEANVWTVKDGHRHLRSLEAWRPNDQAFGVQRSMISVDGPEHRTFRRAESRTYTRSYLGANRHRALSVVAEDLAPLRAGDDLPVAAFCKAVITEQLARVVVNGTARPYLSDLLSFVQNTLMVRVTRQRPPLVEHLPGFRRARARSLGMVEALIEEHRRVPPEQAGRDPDLIDDLLAAQAADPAFWSDLDLRMAAMGAFIAGMDTAANTLAFVLYRIGQHPGLVPALVTEADAAFQDGPPSLEALGALPHLHRFMLECLRLHPIAPAMTRTVTQDFEFAGYRVPQGRRVIVATTVPHELDECFTAAGTFDPERFAPGRMEHRRPGVFAPFGLGTHICAGSGMAEGLILLNLAAILRTLDLRGDPTYVLREVARPTATPDDRLTLRVTGVRHPAVSLLA
- a CDS encoding succinate dehydrogenase iron-sulfur subunit, translating into MTQTHAQASSAPVSASVPMLQLKVKVLRFDPEKDKKAYWTTYDVEAQAGDRVLDVINHIKWYLEPSLTFRRSCMHGICGSDAMLINGRNRLACKTLVRDVAKSGGTITVEPIRGLKVEKDLLVDMEPFFDSYKAIMPYFINESPAPAAERIQSEEEAERMAHSSNCILCACCTTSCPIFWVNGSYLGPAAIVQAHRFIFDTRDEATQQRLGIMNQNTGVWRCRTAYNCTEACPRDIPITQLIEEVKRAVMYGQA
- a CDS encoding roadblock/LC7 domain-containing protein, which produces MIESLMDVRGVRHTALVGPDGKIVAKAGLTETDLPAELTLVAAGRAVIGSLQSNLNTPDWQELLLDVDGGPVLLTPHGNQVLLTAFDDVANLGRVRFAVRRLLGTV
- a CDS encoding roadblock/LC7 domain-containing protein, encoding MILDPLRTLPGVIAAALVGPDGLAIEAHGDGGDGLAAELASLRQGMDRTGRRLGTGDVTRLAFTSERVEVVAVTTGPYTVGAAMTRGSDTRTAQQTLARLALDISLPREQA
- the sdhC gene encoding succinate dehydrogenase, cytochrome b556 subunit translates to MYRGREGQWAFLLHRLSGLAILFYLMLHVFSIGSFMFGERFYMAIHETYDLVPFRIGLLFVTAGVVYHAFNGLRIIMMDFTGFGVAYQRQMWYGVLAISVLAFVGSAWVVVPRILGGY
- a CDS encoding cyclin-dependent kinase inhibitor 3 family protein; translation: MTSAVNPIRVDWIPTGLWPGRLGLTFAPGKKGGSVYQPGVTHDRSVEEDMQTLAQQGTNVIAPLIEDFEFDLLGMDGYHDAAHEYSIEVAPYPIPDGHAPHDPRDFAAYVDELMTHLLDGRSVVVHCRGGLGRAGLTAACLLVQGGLNAEGAIALVRETRSPNAIETAQQEQFIHDFAQ
- a CDS encoding roadblock/LC7 domain-containing protein — protein: MLDQLTQLVRDVDGAWAAAIAGLDGLLIEGHATLDADLSLLVAEHAGLYRAAHTVYTDTLQGGAPRELYLRGERLSVYLHPIKTEYFLLLAVDGRSNLGQARLYGRDAARKLEATL
- the sdhA gene encoding succinate dehydrogenase flavoprotein subunit — translated: MHHRYDVLVVGAGGAGLMAALYAAKGNVSVACISKLYPTRSHTGAAQGGIGAALGNVQEDHWEWHMFDTVKGGDYLTDQDAAEVFAKDIIDAVYELEHMGLPFSRTPEGKIAQRKFGGHTRDFGKAAVERSCYAKDRTGHMILQTLYQQNVKAGTTFFNEFHVTDLLIEDGRCQGLVAYELSTGELHTFHAKAVILAAGGYGRVFKITSNALTLTGDLMSIYYRKGLPLEDMEFYQFHPTGLAKLGILVTEGIRGEGGILRNDSGERFMERYAPTIKDLAPRDIVSRSIITEIREGRGVGRDKDAVNIDLTHLPREVIEGKLAEITDLARTYLGMDPVKDLVPIQPTAHYAMGGIPTNLDGLCLSDGSGGTVEGLYAAGEQACVSLHGANRLGTNSLGDLVVFGRRAGIAAAKYARQVEYPDMPEAGDAQRESVDLFERLRNGSGKENAAAIRKELQESMMNNVGIFRNGKDMAAQVDIIKELKARYQGVTVSDPSRRYNSELVEAMELGFMLDCAEAMTASALNRTESRGAHDREDYTERNDADWLKHTMAYKNLNKADDVIIGYKPVALKGFTRAFEPKPRVY
- a CDS encoding tyrosine-protein phosphatase, producing MTPSEQPPGGLLNFRRSLPGLSRSDTLSRLTPDGRRDLKALNFSRIIDLRSRTERAADPPPFLGHPAYLNLPLLPWRHRALNEASAAARSNADHMTATLDHAPNQIVTVLGVILDAPPGPVLIHCHAGKDRTGLIAALCSELAGQTRDQTAADYAASGPALRDFYRDQQTRRTPEQWAQLAPFVPTRADDIRHTLTHMDHHWGHLDAYLNAHGLPPADLTALRGRLTRT
- a CDS encoding antibiotic biosynthesis monooxygenase family protein — translated: MISVANRIHVKPEYHDAFEARFRERAGLVDGMPGFIANHVLRPTRDGDPFVVLTFWESHEAFEAWTTSDAFRQGHARSGTLPKDAFSGPNVLEIHEVVAR
- the hemB gene encoding porphobilinogen synthase; translation: MDRPRRLRRTPALRALTREVHLHPSQFIHPIFVHERDTVTDIATMPGVQRHSIESAVQQAREALALGVPSVILFGIPDHKDAVGTQAYAEEGIIQRATRAIKASVPGINVIADTCLCEYTDHGHCGPLCEVPGLSGADAWTVDNDASLALLAQTAVSQARAGADVIAPSAMMDGQVAAIRAALDDAGFTHVPVMSYAVKYASAYYGPFRDAAGSTPSVGNRATYQMDPAGGYREALREARLDAEQGADTLMVKPALAYLDVLNLLKREFDLPVVAYNVSGEYSLIKAAAAAGFMDERRTVLETLTGMRRAGADAIITYHAMDAARWLAEQVIL
- a CDS encoding succinate dehydrogenase hydrophobic membrane anchor subunit; the encoded protein is MIRARTFTDARQQAHSNAELNWWIFMRISGLILVFLILGHIYMTFIQVSESDATFDAVVNKLASPAWKFYDWLILTLSLLHGANGARYSIEDYVRSRPNRAWVKGVFYTVIALLFTFGTVGLFSI